The genomic stretch GCGCGCTGGTGCACCGCGACGGCGGGTGCATCGCCAAAGGCTGCGACGCCCCACCGGCCTGGTGTGACGTGATGCACCTGGGCGCCCCCCACGCCCAAGGCGGGCGCCTGACGCTGCACACCGCCGGACTGGGGTGCCGCTACCACCACCGCCGCTACGACCACCACACATGGCAGATCACCTGGACCCACCAGCGCCCCACCCTGCACCCACCCCGGTCCAGAGCGGGGCCACACCCCGAACGCTGACAGCCCTCGCAGCCGCGCCGGGACGCCGAGGCACTGGGCACCTACCTCGGGGGGACGCTGGGCTGCTGCGGCCATCATGAACGGTCCGCGCCAGGTTGCGATCCGGACATCCAGGTCGCTGCGGCAGGACCACCTGGGAGCTTCGCGTCGCCCAGTACGCTCGGCGAAGAAACTCCCCGATGTCTCATGGCCATCGGCCTGACAGTCAGCGACAACCACCGGTACGGGAGGGTGCAACGTGTCGACCACAGCGGGGAACCTCACGCGAGACGAGGCCGCGGCTCGTGCCGAGCTGATTTCCGACGTCCGCTACGACATCCACCTCATGCTCGGTGAGGATGGTGACAGCTTCCGCTCCGTGACACGGGCCCGGTTCCGCTGCGACGACCCGGGGGCCGGAACGTTCATCGACCTGTCGGCCCGGTCGCTGCATCATCTGCAACTGAACGGCACCGCACTGCGGGCCCAAGACCGCTTCGACGGCACACGGATCCGACTCGACGGCCTCGCCGCCGAGAACGACCTGGTGGTCGAAGCCGCCTGCGCGTACCAGAACACCGGCGCTGGTCTGCACCGTGCCTTGGACCCCGTCGACGGGCAGGTCTACCTCCACACCCAGTTCGAACCATTCGACGCGCACCTGGTGTTCGCCTGCTTCGACCAACCCGATCTCAAGGCGCGCACGACCTTGCGGGTCGACGCTCCGCCCCACTGGCAGGTCGTGTCGAACATGCCGCCGACGGGTGACAGTGGCGACGGGCACTGGGTGTTCGGCTCGACCCCGCCGCTGTCGACCTACCTGGTGGCGGTGGTGGCCGGCCCGTACCACGTGTCGTCTGCACAGCATGGCGACCTGCCGCTCGGCGTGTACTGCCGTGCGTCCATGGCCGACCATCTCGACCACGACGAGATCCTGGAGATCACCGGGCAAGGGCTCGACTTCTTCCAGGCCGCGTTCGACTACCCCTACCCGTTCGCCAAGTACGACCAGTTGTTCGTCCCCGAGTTCAACTTCGGGGCGATGGAGAACCCCGGGTGCGTGACGTTCGCCGAGCACTACATCTTCCGTGGTGCCGTCACCGAAGCCGAACGCGGATCCCGTGCGAACACGATCCTGCACGAGATGGCCCACATGTGGTTCGGGGACCTGGTCACCATGCGGTGGTGGGACGACCTGTGGTTGAACGAGAGCTTCGCGACGTTCATGGCCACCTTGGCCGTCGACCGGGCCACGCGCTTCCCCAACGCATGGACCGCATTCGAGCACGACACGAAGACCTGGGCGCGCTACCAGGACCAGCTGCCCTCCACGCACCCGGTCTCGACCGACGTCTTCGACCTGGATGCCGTCCACCAGAACTTCGACGGCATCACCTACGCCAAGGGGGCCTCGGTCCTGCGTCAACTGGTCGCCTGGGTCGGTGAGGACGCCTTCCTCGACGGCGTCCGCGCGTACTTCCGCCGCTACGAGTGGTCCAACGCAGACCTCGACGACCTGCTGCGGGAACTCGAACGCGGCTCCGGCCGCGATGACCTCGCATCCTGGGCGAAGGAGTGGCTCCAGACCGCCGGGATCAACACGCTCGCGGCCCGCGCCGAGGACGGCGATGGCCGCTACACCAGGGTCTGGATCGAGCAGGACGTACCCGACGACCACCCCACCTTGCGCCGCCACCGGGTCCGCATCGCCGCGTTCGACGAGGGCAACGGGCGTCTGGTGCGTCGCCGGGGCGTGGAGATGGACGTGGCCGGTCCCTCCGCCGACGTTCCCGAGTTCGCCGGGGAGCCGGTCGCGGACCTGCTCCTGGTCGACGACGCCGCGTGGACGTTCGCCAAGGTCCACCTCGACGACCGGTCGCTTGCGACCGTCGAAGCGCACCTCGGCAGCCTCACTGACCCGCTGGCGCGGACGCTGTGCTGGGGCGCGGTCTGGGACATGGTCCGTGACTCCGTCCTGCCGGCGCGGCAGTTCGCCGCGATCGCACTGCGCAACGTCACGGATGAGGACGACATCGGGATGCTCCAGACGACCCTGCGCCGTCGCCTGACCGCGGCGCAGCTGTGGGGTCACCCCGGTAACGCCCGTCCGCTGCTGCGCGCCATGGCTGACCAGGCCCGCCACGAGATCCGCGCCGCCCAGCCGTCCAGCGACCTGCAACTCATCTGGGTGCGACACTGGATCTCCGCGGCGCGCGACGACGAACACGTCGAAGCTGTCCGTGCGCTCCTCGACGGTGACCTGTCGATCCAAGGACTGGTGGTGGATACCGAGCTGCGCTGGCACATCGTCAAGGCCTTGGCGAGGATCGGGGCACTCGACGATGACGCGATCGCGGCGCAGCAGCGACGCGACCCCACCGACCTCGGCGAACGCAACGCCGCCCAGGCCCGGGCGAGTCGACCGGATGCTCGGGTCAAGGCCACGGTCTGGGAACGCATCGTCGGCGAGACGGAGATGTCCCACAGCCTGCTGAAGGCGCTCATGCGGGGCTTCATGCAGCTCGACCAGCCGCATCTGGCACACGCGTACATCGAACCGTACTTCGCTCACCTGCGACCGATGTTCGAGGAGCGCCAGTTGGAGGTCGCGCTGGCGTACGGTCACTCGATGTACCCCTCGGTCGTGGTCGACGAGCATCTCGTCCAACGCACCGACGAGGAGCTGCGTCGGGGGCTGCCCGGACCGGCCCGCCGTGTCCTCCTCGAGGAGCGTGACACGGTGGTCCGGGCTCTACGCACCCGACTGCGTGACGCAGAGGTCTCGCAGCCGTGAACGCCCAGCCGCCTGACCGCGAAGACGAAGACTTCTCGGAAGCGTGGGAACGTCGCGACGAGCTGGACGTCGGCGCCCCGACCGGCCAGTGGTCCGCCTTCCGAGCCGAGCAGGACACCGCCGAGGTGCTGCGCAGGCAGGTCCACGGCGAGGAAGAGTTGACGCCCGCGCGGACCGACCAGCGCGCCACCATGCTGCTGGCAGGGGTCGCCGTGGTGGTCGTCTTGGCGATCGTCGTCTGGCTGCTGGTCAGCTGACCGGCCGCCGTCAATCCTCGACGAGGAAGTCCGACAGGATCTCGGCGTAGGACGGGTGACGCAGCTTCGCCAGCGCCTTCGATTCGATCTGGCGGATGCGCTCTCGGGTGAGGCCAACGGCGGCCCCGACCTCCTCCAGCGTCCGCATGGTCCCGTCACGCAGCCCGAAGCGCGATTCGATCACCAGCCGTTCACGCGCCGACAGCTCATCGAGGATGGACGCCAGGTGCTGCTGCAGGAGCAGGTACGCCGCCGCGTCCAGCGGCACCACGGCGTTGACGTCCTCGATCATGTCACCGAACGAGCCACCATCTTCCTCGCCGATCGGTGCATCCAGCGACGCCGGATCCACGTCGAGGCGGCCCAGTTCTTCCAGGCGGTCGGGCGGCAGGCCGGTGGCGACGGCGATCTCGTCCGCGGTCGGCTCCCGACCGAGCTTCTGCACCAGCTCACGTTCGACGCGCGCGACCTTGTTCATGACCTCCACCAGGTGCACCGGCACGCGGATCAACCTCGACTGGTCGGCGATCCCGCGGCTGATCATCTGGCGGATCCACCAGGTCGCGTAGGTCGAGAACTTGTAGCCACGCGTGTGGTCGAACTTCTCGACGGCGCGGATCAGGCCGAGGTTGCCCTCCTGCACCAGGTCGGGGAAGAGCATGCCGCGGCCGACGTAACGCTTGGCGATGGAGACGACCAGCCTCAGGTTGGCCTCGACCATACGGCGGGTGGATCGCTCCCCGCCACGCTCGATGCGCCTGAGCTCGGCGCGGCGCGCCGGGGGCACGTCGAGCATCGAGTCCAGCAGCGCGGTGGCGGCCCGGCCGGCCGCCGCCCGCTTGGCGAGGTCGACCTCCTCCTCGGCGGTGAGCAGGTCGACACGCCCGATCTGGTTGAGGTACAGACGGACCGGATCGACCGTGGGGAGCGACGGGTCCGCCACCGCACCTGATGATCTGCCCGGCGTGAGCTGCACACATCCGATCCCGGCTCGACGCAGCAGCCGTTGGATCGCGTCGAGCTCGCGGTCGGAAAGGTTCTCGTCCAACGCCAACGTCGCCAGCTCATCCGACGTGACGAAACCGCGTGCCCGGCCGCGCGCGAGCAGCGCGCGCACGTCGCTGCGCGCCCCGACGCCGTCGTCGGGGAGGGTCAGGACGGTCGCCTCGTTGAGTTCCGGATCCGCCACCGACACCTCCGACGGGAGCCGGCGGGATCACCGCCGTCGCCGGATGGTATCCCCACGGTCGCCCCCGCGCGGCCGGAACACTTCGAGACCTCGACTCCGGGTTCGCCGCCCCGGGTGCTCGGCGGCCACCGCTGCGCCCGCCTGCCGAGCGCGGCCCACCGGGCCGCAGGGTCACTCGGAAGCGACGTGGCGCAGGTCGCGGCGGCGCGCCTCCAGCGCGATGAGCCGCTCGAACTCGGTGCGGTGACGGTCG from Actinomycetota bacterium encodes the following:
- the pepN gene encoding aminopeptidase N; this encodes MSTTAGNLTRDEAAARAELISDVRYDIHLMLGEDGDSFRSVTRARFRCDDPGAGTFIDLSARSLHHLQLNGTALRAQDRFDGTRIRLDGLAAENDLVVEAACAYQNTGAGLHRALDPVDGQVYLHTQFEPFDAHLVFACFDQPDLKARTTLRVDAPPHWQVVSNMPPTGDSGDGHWVFGSTPPLSTYLVAVVAGPYHVSSAQHGDLPLGVYCRASMADHLDHDEILEITGQGLDFFQAAFDYPYPFAKYDQLFVPEFNFGAMENPGCVTFAEHYIFRGAVTEAERGSRANTILHEMAHMWFGDLVTMRWWDDLWLNESFATFMATLAVDRATRFPNAWTAFEHDTKTWARYQDQLPSTHPVSTDVFDLDAVHQNFDGITYAKGASVLRQLVAWVGEDAFLDGVRAYFRRYEWSNADLDDLLRELERGSGRDDLASWAKEWLQTAGINTLAARAEDGDGRYTRVWIEQDVPDDHPTLRRHRVRIAAFDEGNGRLVRRRGVEMDVAGPSADVPEFAGEPVADLLLVDDAAWTFAKVHLDDRSLATVEAHLGSLTDPLARTLCWGAVWDMVRDSVLPARQFAAIALRNVTDEDDIGMLQTTLRRRLTAAQLWGHPGNARPLLRAMADQARHEIRAAQPSSDLQLIWVRHWISAARDDEHVEAVRALLDGDLSIQGLVVDTELRWHIVKALARIGALDDDAIAAQQRRDPTDLGERNAAQARASRPDARVKATVWERIVGETEMSHSLLKALMRGFMQLDQPHLAHAYIEPYFAHLRPMFEERQLEVALAYGHSMYPSVVVDEHLVQRTDEELRRGLPGPARRVLLEERDTVVRALRTRLRDAEVSQP
- a CDS encoding sigma-70 family RNA polymerase sigma factor, with amino-acid sequence MRALLARGRARGFVTSDELATLALDENLSDRELDAIQRLLRRAGIGCVQLTPGRSSGAVADPSLPTVDPVRLYLNQIGRVDLLTAEEEVDLAKRAAAGRAATALLDSMLDVPPARRAELRRIERGGERSTRRMVEANLRLVVSIAKRYVGRGMLFPDLVQEGNLGLIRAVEKFDHTRGYKFSTYATWWIRQMISRGIADQSRLIRVPVHLVEVMNKVARVERELVQKLGREPTADEIAVATGLPPDRLEELGRLDVDPASLDAPIGEEDGGSFGDMIEDVNAVVPLDAAAYLLLQQHLASILDELSARERLVIESRFGLRDGTMRTLEEVGAAVGLTRERIRQIESKALAKLRHPSYAEILSDFLVED